A section of the Metabacillus endolithicus genome encodes:
- a CDS encoding DHA2 family efflux MFS transporter permease subunit, with protein sequence MNAQANGKGVTDTSELKVVPIIISFVVAGFIGLFSETALNMALNNLITGFGIKETTAQWLTTGYLLTLGILVPVSGLILQWFTTRQLFITSLIASIIGTFIAAIAPTFTVLMIARVVQAVGTALLLPLMFNTILLIVPPYKRGKIMGIIGLVIMFAPAVGPTISGLILKTLSWHWIFWISLPLLIAALIYGIIFMQDVTKPTKPKIDILSIILSTIGFGGIVFGFSNAGEGGGWGSPTVIVSMVAGGIALVLFTIRQLTMQQPILNLRAFKYPMFTVGLLMVVVCMMAILSSMILLPLYLQTSLALSTFAAGLLLLPGGIINGILSPVMGGLFDRFGPKWLTIIGITIVTGSMFGFSTISMETSSAFIIGLHIVMMVGISMVMMPAQTNGLNQLPPELYPDGTAIMNTLQQVAGAIGTAVAISILSSGTSNFMETVEDKQNPLNQVLAFTEGIQDAFVFAIILCIVGVVISLFIKRVKVEHQM encoded by the coding sequence ATGAATGCACAAGCAAATGGTAAGGGAGTAACTGATACGAGTGAGTTGAAAGTTGTTCCGATTATCATTTCTTTTGTTGTTGCTGGTTTTATTGGTTTGTTTAGTGAAACAGCCTTAAACATGGCATTGAATAATTTGATTACAGGCTTTGGTATTAAAGAAACCACTGCTCAGTGGTTAACGACTGGTTATTTGCTTACACTTGGAATTTTAGTACCAGTTTCAGGACTTATTTTACAATGGTTTACGACGAGGCAGTTGTTTATTACATCACTTATTGCTTCAATAATTGGTACATTTATTGCGGCAATTGCGCCAACATTTACAGTTCTTATGATTGCCCGAGTAGTTCAAGCGGTAGGAACAGCATTGCTTCTTCCTTTAATGTTTAATACAATTTTATTAATTGTTCCACCATATAAGCGTGGTAAAATTATGGGGATTATTGGGCTTGTAATTATGTTTGCCCCTGCGGTAGGTCCTACTATTTCAGGATTAATACTTAAGACGTTATCATGGCATTGGATCTTTTGGATTTCATTACCATTACTCATTGCAGCACTTATTTATGGTATTATTTTTATGCAGGATGTAACAAAGCCAACCAAGCCTAAAATTGATATTTTATCAATTATCTTATCTACTATAGGATTTGGTGGTATTGTATTTGGATTTAGTAATGCAGGAGAAGGTGGCGGTTGGGGAAGTCCAACTGTTATTGTTTCAATGGTTGCTGGAGGAATTGCCTTAGTCTTATTCACTATTCGACAATTAACAATGCAACAACCTATCTTAAATTTACGAGCTTTTAAATATCCGATGTTTACAGTGGGCTTGCTAATGGTTGTTGTATGTATGATGGCCATTCTTTCTTCTATGATTTTATTGCCACTTTATTTACAAACGTCGTTGGCTCTAAGTACATTTGCAGCTGGTCTTCTATTACTTCCTGGTGGAATTATAAATGGTATTTTATCACCTGTAATGGGAGGACTATTCGATCGTTTTGGACCTAAATGGCTAACTATAATAGGAATAACTATAGTAACAGGCTCAATGTTTGGTTTTTCAACCATATCAATGGAAACATCTTCAGCCTTTATTATAGGACTTCATATTGTCATGATGGTTGGAATTTCAATGGTTATGATGCCTGCGCAGACAAATGGATTAAATCAATTACCACCTGAGCTATATCCAGATGGAACAGCTATAATGAACACACTACAGCAAGTAGCCGGAGCAATTGGAACAGCTGTTGCTATTTCAATCCTATCATCTGGAACAAGTAACTTTATGGAAACAGTTGAAGACAAACAAAATCCATTAAACCAAGTACTTGCCTTCACTGAAGGTATCCAAGATGCTTTTGTATTTGCGATTATCTTGTGTATTGTAGGGGTTGTTATTTCACTCTTTATTAAGCGTGTGAAGGTGGAGCATCAAATGTAG
- the asnA gene encoding aspartate--ammonia ligase: protein MSKTYVSSSYCSLLSLLETEKAIRKLKDFFIMNLSQSLNIMKVSAPIVVKAGNGINDNLNGIERVVSFDALDSDCNIEIVQSLAKWKRMAVGRYDFQPDEGLYTDMNAIRRDETLDNTHSLYVDQWDWEKVISEEQRNDHKLKEEVQKIYQSIKQTEHYIYSLYPQLTPTLPNNIVFITAQELEHLYPQISPKEREDEIARKYGAVFIMGIGGDLLSGEKHDGRSPDYDDWTLNGDIILWNPALERAFEVSSMGIRVDRDALINQLKASNCEERKSLDYHKAILNGKLPSTIGGGIGQSRLCMFLLKKVHIGEVQASVWSEQIIKECEDHNIPLL, encoded by the coding sequence ATGAGTAAAACGTATGTTTCATCGAGTTATTGTTCGTTACTTAGTTTATTAGAAACAGAAAAGGCAATAAGGAAGCTTAAGGATTTTTTTATTATGAACCTTTCTCAATCGTTAAATATCATGAAAGTTTCTGCACCGATCGTAGTTAAAGCAGGGAATGGAATAAATGATAATTTAAATGGAATTGAACGTGTTGTTTCCTTTGATGCATTAGATTCCGACTGCAACATTGAGATTGTGCAATCATTAGCTAAGTGGAAAAGGATGGCTGTCGGTCGCTATGATTTTCAACCAGATGAAGGTTTATATACAGATATGAATGCGATTAGAAGAGATGAAACTTTAGATAATACTCATTCTCTATACGTTGATCAGTGGGACTGGGAAAAAGTGATTTCTGAAGAACAAAGAAATGACCATAAGTTAAAGGAAGAAGTCCAAAAAATTTATCAGTCTATTAAGCAAACAGAACATTATATATACAGTTTATATCCACAGCTTACTCCAACTTTACCTAACAATATTGTGTTCATTACAGCTCAAGAGCTTGAACATCTATATCCTCAAATCTCCCCGAAAGAAAGGGAGGATGAGATTGCTAGAAAATATGGAGCTGTATTTATTATGGGCATTGGAGGAGATTTGCTTTCAGGTGAAAAGCATGATGGGAGATCGCCGGATTATGATGATTGGACCTTAAATGGCGATATTATCCTTTGGAATCCTGCATTAGAAAGAGCGTTTGAAGTATCTTCAATGGGGATTAGGGTTGATCGGGATGCTCTTATAAATCAATTAAAAGCATCTAACTGTGAAGAGCGCAAATCACTAGACTATCATAAAGCCATCCTGAATGGAAAACTTCCTTCTACAATTGGAGGAGGAATTGGGCAATCAAGATTATGTATGTTCTTATTAAAAAAAGTTCATATCGGTGAGGTGCAAGCTTCCGTATGGAGTGAGCAAATAATAAAAGAGTGTGAAGATCATAATATTCCATTACTATGA
- a CDS encoding sensor histidine kinase, which translates to MKELKFKINKTLYYILIIIIILVMVTGVMVGNTHLDTLNLGILLHIILVTMLSVCLILYPRFETHYFRMLIMIIASAYFYGLFFLYPETWSTFVLVCLIPAISILFFDPRLFYFSLFLNVVLTSATFTYIVFIDQGELYPHIELDIVGNVINFAGIQAFLSLLFYISYFRIKQLKGYYEQVQQSERLKTTGQLAAAVAHEIRNPLTVVKGFLQLYKKEESFDEQVKRNFALMIDELDAAEHVISHFLTIAKPNKEVKLEKVDVKDALQSVADLLNSYGLLNDNKIDLHVEENCYIAINLIEFKQLTINLVKNAIEASSHGSGITVIGGKVKNSVEIRIVDGGLGMSESEIKDLGTPFYSLKTKGTGLGLMICFNIVEKYNGTIEFNSVKGNGTTVTIRFPFVRIN; encoded by the coding sequence ATGAAGGAACTTAAATTTAAAATAAATAAAACTTTATACTATATTTTAATCATAATAATTATTCTTGTTATGGTAACAGGGGTGATGGTTGGAAATACTCATCTTGATACACTTAACTTGGGGATATTATTACATATAATTCTTGTTACTATGCTATCGGTTTGTTTAATTCTTTACCCGAGGTTTGAAACGCATTATTTCAGAATGTTAATCATGATAATAGCATCTGCTTATTTCTATGGTCTTTTTTTCTTATACCCTGAAACCTGGTCAACCTTTGTATTAGTTTGTTTAATTCCAGCAATCTCAATTTTGTTTTTTGATCCAAGACTTTTTTATTTCTCACTTTTTTTAAATGTAGTGCTGACTTCAGCAACATTTACTTATATCGTTTTTATTGATCAAGGAGAATTATATCCTCATATAGAACTTGATATAGTGGGAAATGTTATTAATTTTGCAGGTATACAAGCATTTCTCTCTTTACTATTTTACATTTCTTATTTCAGAATCAAGCAATTAAAAGGCTATTACGAACAAGTTCAGCAGTCCGAAAGATTAAAGACGACAGGTCAACTTGCTGCGGCAGTAGCCCATGAAATTAGAAACCCTTTGACCGTAGTAAAGGGATTTCTACAATTATATAAAAAAGAGGAATCATTCGATGAACAGGTAAAAAGAAATTTTGCCTTGATGATTGATGAATTGGATGCAGCTGAGCATGTTATTTCTCACTTTTTAACGATAGCTAAACCTAACAAAGAGGTAAAACTAGAGAAGGTTGATGTGAAAGATGCTTTACAAAGTGTGGCTGATTTATTAAATTCTTATGGTCTTTTAAATGATAACAAAATTGATTTACATGTAGAAGAGAATTGTTATATCGCTATTAACTTAATAGAATTTAAACAGTTAACAATCAATTTAGTAAAAAACGCAATAGAAGCTTCTAGTCATGGTTCTGGGATTACTGTCATAGGTGGAAAGGTGAAGAATTCAGTTGAAATAAGGATTGTTGATGGAGGATTAGGTATGTCTGAGTCGGAAATTAAGGATCTCGGCACACCTTTTTATTCACTAAAAACGAAGGGTACAGGATTAGGGCTGATGATTTGTTTTAATATAGTTGAAAAGTATAACGGGACGATTGAGTTTAATAGTGTTAAGGGCAACGGAACAACTGTTACCATTCGTTTTCCTTTCGTTCGTATAAATTAA
- a CDS encoding HAAS signaling domain-containing protein, which translates to MKKNNFMGKLEELLSSVPEVDRKEMLYDYEEHFTVGLEDGRTEAEIVNELGDPHSIARDLLSEYKLTRVDQQKQGTKTLNIILAAIMIGFLNLVFVLGPALGIFGVYIGLVAASFILIISPLAIIGSVIFNGLEDLAMVFFLSMITCGLGILLGIGMLKTGKFLSKTFLKYMNFNKKVIYGGKGVKAA; encoded by the coding sequence GTGAAGAAAAATAACTTTATGGGAAAATTAGAAGAGCTTTTATCAAGTGTTCCAGAGGTAGACAGAAAAGAGATGCTATATGATTATGAAGAGCATTTTACAGTTGGCTTGGAAGATGGGAGAACAGAAGCTGAAATCGTCAATGAATTAGGTGACCCACATTCTATTGCAAGGGATTTGCTTTCAGAATACAAGTTAACAAGGGTGGATCAGCAAAAGCAAGGAACTAAAACATTAAATATCATTTTAGCAGCTATTATGATTGGCTTTTTAAATCTAGTTTTTGTTCTAGGTCCTGCATTAGGGATCTTTGGCGTTTACATTGGATTAGTTGCGGCATCATTTATACTTATTATCTCACCTTTAGCAATAATTGGTTCTGTTATCTTTAACGGACTTGAAGATCTCGCAATGGTTTTCTTTCTATCTATGATTACATGTGGATTAGGTATTTTATTAGGGATTGGTATGTTAAAAACGGGGAAGTTCCTATCCAAAACATTTCTTAAGTATATGAACTTTAATAAAAAAGTAATTTACGGGGGAAAAGGGGTAAAAGCGGCATGA
- the rlmD gene encoding 23S rRNA (uracil(1939)-C(5))-methyltransferase RlmD, with protein MIAEIRHLDDRGSGQAVIWRENELGNPKKLKLTIPQTLPGEKVRVTVDQPERRRRKVLPEEILEAHSDRLAPPCPHFDKCGGCVWQHWQYTAQLKQKTEHVKHAIEEQGFNPELVKETIGMDQPWHYRNKMEFTFAPDGSLGLHEQGNFRKVISLESCLIASKEMVEAAMEVAVWVKDYQLKGYNKDTHEGLLRHLMVRQSFVTGEMMLGLFATEGPNDTLQKAVKDLVSRIEAKYPQVKSLLWLENTQWADRTQSEKSHTLAGRDFIYDEMDGYRFRLWFDTFFQTNPTQAQKLVDLAIEMGQPKKSESMIDLFCGVGTFSLPFANRVGKLAGIEIVESSIESAKRNASDNGISNTYFLAKDARKGIDQVLETFGSPELLLLDPPRSGAGGKVMRRIGRSKPERIVYVSCNPDTFATDIKELEQFNYELITVQPVDLFPHTVHVECVALLELK; from the coding sequence ATGATTGCTGAAATACGTCATTTAGATGACAGGGGTTCAGGACAAGCTGTTATTTGGCGGGAAAACGAACTTGGTAATCCGAAGAAATTAAAACTAACTATTCCACAAACGCTTCCAGGGGAGAAGGTACGTGTAACGGTTGATCAACCAGAAAGAAGAAGAAGAAAGGTTCTACCTGAGGAGATCCTAGAAGCTCATTCTGATAGATTGGCACCACCTTGTCCTCATTTTGATAAATGTGGTGGATGTGTGTGGCAGCATTGGCAATACACAGCCCAATTAAAACAAAAAACGGAGCATGTAAAACATGCAATCGAGGAACAAGGATTTAATCCTGAGCTAGTTAAAGAAACAATTGGGATGGATCAGCCTTGGCACTATCGCAATAAAATGGAGTTTACATTTGCTCCTGATGGATCTCTTGGGTTACATGAGCAAGGGAATTTCCGTAAAGTAATCTCGCTTGAATCATGCTTAATTGCAAGTAAAGAAATGGTCGAGGCTGCTATGGAAGTAGCAGTTTGGGTAAAAGATTATCAATTAAAAGGCTACAATAAAGATACCCACGAAGGATTGCTTCGTCATTTAATGGTTCGACAATCTTTCGTAACCGGAGAAATGATGCTGGGGCTTTTTGCAACAGAAGGACCAAATGATACCCTTCAAAAGGCTGTGAAAGATTTGGTTTCTAGAATTGAGGCAAAGTATCCGCAAGTAAAAAGCTTGTTATGGCTTGAAAATACACAATGGGCAGATCGTACACAGTCTGAAAAAAGTCATACATTAGCAGGACGAGACTTCATTTATGATGAAATGGATGGCTACCGTTTCCGTCTGTGGTTTGATACATTCTTTCAAACAAACCCAACTCAAGCTCAAAAATTAGTTGATTTAGCCATCGAAATGGGCCAACCAAAAAAATCAGAAAGCATGATTGATCTTTTTTGTGGAGTTGGGACATTCTCTCTTCCATTTGCAAATAGAGTCGGAAAGCTTGCGGGTATTGAAATTGTAGAGAGTTCTATTGAATCAGCTAAAAGAAATGCAAGTGACAATGGAATATCTAATACGTATTTCTTAGCTAAGGATGCAAGAAAAGGAATTGATCAAGTACTAGAAACGTTTGGAAGCCCTGAACTTCTCCTTTTAGATCCTCCTAGATCAGGTGCTGGTGGAAAAGTAATGAGAAGAATTGGGCGTTCTAAACCAGAACGAATTGTGTATGTATCTTGTAATCCTGATACATTTGCAACTGATATAAAAGAACTTGAACAATTTAATTATGAGTTAATAACAGTACAGCCTGTTGACCTATTTCCTCATACTGTTCATGTTGAATGTGTAGCGTTATTAGAACTAAAATAA
- a CDS encoding PadR family transcriptional regulator, producing the protein MNVQFKKGALELCVLILICRKDQYGYELAQNISSKIQVAEGTLYPLLRRLTKEEYVTTYLAESSEGPPRKYYSLTDKGKGYMNILIEEWTQFSNAVNEFILEGTKSEEK; encoded by the coding sequence ATGAATGTCCAATTTAAAAAAGGAGCATTGGAGCTATGTGTGTTAATTCTAATTTGTAGAAAAGATCAATACGGTTATGAATTGGCTCAAAATATATCGAGTAAAATTCAAGTGGCAGAAGGAACACTATACCCACTATTAAGAAGATTAACAAAAGAAGAATATGTGACAACTTATCTAGCTGAATCATCAGAGGGACCTCCAAGAAAATACTATTCACTAACTGATAAAGGTAAGGGGTATATGAATATTCTTATAGAAGAATGGACTCAATTTTCAAATGCTGTGAATGAATTTATTTTGGAGGGTACCAAAAGTGAAGAAAAATAA
- a CDS encoding DUF4097 family beta strand repeat-containing protein yields the protein MKKAVMFAFFLIVVGIAGSVVTAATTDVFSPEMKDILQEEEVKGTEIQQIEVGTSSTNIKMVPSKGDSIKVKLTGKVSEKLKDKYKLVVTEEGDKVNIDVKNQDLYFYVGFSFIELNLEIEVPEKEYQSLVVKSSSGDIDISQLKVEEFSTEASSGDITIDQISVSKNSKMEASSGTIHAKNSSASVFNLGASSGDIIIQNIDGHVEAETSSGSIELNNKQVTGNINALASSGDVIVQFDESPKSLTVDFRGSSGDGVIELEGFSYEDKSENIINGKIGNGEYELKVRTSSGDFQLK from the coding sequence ATGAAAAAAGCGGTTATGTTTGCATTTTTCTTAATTGTTGTTGGTATTGCAGGTTCTGTTGTTACAGCAGCTACAACGGATGTGTTTTCACCTGAAATGAAAGATATCCTACAAGAGGAAGAAGTAAAAGGGACAGAAATTCAGCAAATAGAGGTTGGTACATCCTCAACAAATATAAAAATGGTTCCTTCAAAGGGAGATTCTATAAAAGTAAAATTAACTGGGAAAGTTAGTGAGAAACTGAAAGACAAATATAAGCTGGTTGTTACTGAAGAAGGTGATAAAGTAAATATTGATGTGAAAAATCAAGACTTATACTTCTATGTTGGATTTTCCTTTATCGAACTGAATTTAGAAATTGAAGTACCGGAAAAGGAGTATCAGTCCTTGGTTGTTAAAAGCTCTTCGGGAGATATAGACATCTCTCAACTTAAAGTAGAAGAGTTTAGTACAGAAGCTAGCTCTGGTGATATTACGATTGATCAAATTTCAGTTAGCAAAAATAGTAAGATGGAAGCTAGTAGTGGAACAATACATGCGAAGAATTCATCAGCGAGTGTTTTTAATTTAGGAGCTAGTAGCGGTGACATTATTATCCAGAATATTGATGGTCATGTTGAAGCTGAAACATCTTCGGGTAGTATTGAGCTGAATAACAAACAGGTTACGGGGAATATAAATGCATTGGCATCAAGTGGTGATGTGATTGTCCAGTTTGATGAATCTCCTAAGTCGCTTACTGTTGACTTTAGAGGAAGTTCAGGAGATGGAGTCATTGAACTGGAAGGTTTCAGCTATGAAGACAAATCAGAGAATATCATCAACGGAAAGATTGGTAATGGAGAGTATGAACTTAAGGTAAGAACATCATCAGGTGATTTTCAATTAAAATAA